The nucleotide window TGCGCACTTCTTCACTTTTCAGCAAGTTGGCGGCGCTGTCGCTCATGACAATGCGGCCATTTTCCATCACATAACCACGGGTGGCAATGCGCAAAGCCTGGTTGGCGTTCTGTTCCACCAGAAAGACCGTGGTGCCGTTGGCGTTGACCTTCTGGATAATGGAAAAAATCTGCTGAATTATAATGGGCGCAAGACCCAGCGAGGGCTCGTCAAGAAGCAGCAGCTTGGGGCGTCCCATAAGGGCGCGGCTGATGGCCAGCATTTGCTGCTCACCGCCAGAAAGCGTGCCGCCAGCCTGCTTGCGGCGCTCTGCAAGAATGGGAAACAGGGTGAACACATAGTCCAGATCGTCCTTGACCCCGTCCTTGTCCTGCCGCAAAAAAGCTCCGAGATCCAGATTTTCGCGCACGCTCAAATCAGGAAAGATCAAGCGGCCTTCCGGCACCTGAGAAATGCCGAGAGCCACGATTTCGTGCGGGGGCAGCGTATGTATGGGCTTGCCGTACCAGAATATTTCACCCTGACGTGGACGGTTTATGCCGCACACGGTCATGAGAGTGGTGGACTTGCCCGCACCGTTGGCCCCGATAAGGGTTACGATGTCACCTTCATCCACCTTGAGAGAAATATCCCGCAGGGCCTGAATATTGCCGTAAAAGGTATCAACGTTACGCAGCTCAAGCATCGCTTTCTCCCAGGTATGCCTTGATGACGCGCGGGTTGGCGCGTATTTCTTCGGGTTTGCCGGTGGCGATGCACGAACCGTACTCCATAACGTAAATACGGTCTGAAAGAGACATAACCATGCCCATATCGTGTTCAATCAGCAGAATCGAAAGCTGCTGATTGTCACGGATAGAGCAGACCAGATCCTTGAGCTCGTTGGTTTCCTGCGGGTTCATGCCTGCGGCGGGTTCGTCCAGCAGCAGCATGCGCGGCTCCGTGGCCAGAGCGCGGGCAATTTCCAGCCGGCGCTGCGCGCCGTACGGAAGGTTGCGCGCGGCTTCATTCCAGAAGTCTTGCAAGCGTACAAGTTCCAGCAGGGCGTAACTTGCGTCGATGCTCTCCTGTTCCTCACGGCGGCTGCGGCCGTCGCGCATGATGGCGCCCATAATGCCCGTGCGTGTGCGGCAGTGGCGGCCAATCATGACGTTTTCAAGCACCGTCATATCGCTGAAAAGGCGAATATTCTGAAAGGTACGGGCCATGCCCATAGCCGTGATGACGTGCGGCTTTTTGCCGTTGAGCAACTGGGGTTCGCCCTGGCTGTTGTGAAGAAACATCTTGCCCTCGGTAGGGGTGTAGATGCCAGTCACACAGTTGAAAAACGTGGTTTTACCAGCGCCGTTGGGGCCGATAAGAGCTACAATTTCGCCGCTGTTGACTGTGAGCGACAATTCGTTGAGCGCCCGCAGACCACCGAAATCCTGCGACAGATCCTGCACTTCAAGTACGGGTTTCATTGGCGGCCTCCTTCAGTGCCGTGGAGGGCGCTGATGCGGTACCGGCGGCGTTCACCGCTGATAAGACCCTGAGGCCGGAAAATCATCATGATGACCATGATGGCTCCGAAAATAAGCATGCGATACTCTGAAAAGGCCCGTAAATATTCCGGTGCGAGAATAAGAATGAGAGCAGCTATGGCCACGCCCGTAATGGAGCCCATGCCACCAAGCACCACCATAGATAAAATCATGGCTGATTCCATAAAGGTGAAGCTTGACGGATTGATGTAGGTGGTCTTGGCCGCAAAAATAACTCCGGCAAAACCAGCCCAGCAGGAGCCGAGGGCAAAGGCCGAAAGTTTGACGCGCATGATGTCGATGCCCATAGCTTCACAGGCTATTTCATCTTCGCGCAGGGCTTGCAGCGCCAGGCCCACTCGTGAGTTTTTGAGCCTGCTGATAACCACGATAGTAACCACCACCGCCACCAGTACAAGGTAGTACACATAGGTAGTGCTGGTGCTGATGTCCATCTGCATGCCAAAAAAGCCGGGGCGGGGAATATTACTCACGCCGCGCGGCCCGCCTGTGAGGCTGGTCCAGTTTTGCAGGGCCAGACGCACTATTTCACCAAAACCAAGTGTGACAATGGCAAGATAGTCGCCGCGCAGGCGCAGCACCGGGAAGCCCAGAGCCAGGCCAAAAATAACGGCTACAAAGCCGCCAATGGGCAGGCATACCCAGAAGCCAAAGCCGAAAAACTGGTGCAGAAGGCCATAAGCGTAAGCACCCACGGCATAAAAAGCCACATAGCCAAGCACGAGCTGCCCGGCAAGGCCAACCACGATGTTCAGACCCAGAGCCAGCATCACATAGAGCAAGGCCGAGATCATGATGTTGGTCTGGTAAAATGAACTCACCAGAGGCATGGCAATCATGATTGCCGCAAGAACCGCCAGGCTGGTCATCATGAGCTTGGGCTTTTGCGACAGGGCGGCCATGGCGGGGCCAAGTCCAAAACCATCAGGAAGTTTGATGATGGCAAGACCTCTTGCCTTGCGTGAGAAGCACCAGTCCCAAAGCATGGCAAGCCCGAAAATGGCTATGCCCAAAAGTACGATACGGTCCAGACGCCAAGAGACTGTGCGTTCAATGGTGTTCAGCTTGATGCCAAGAACGGGCAGCGTGAGCAGCATGAACCAGAGTGCCGCAATAGCGGCCTTGATAACTCTTTGCATGGCTACACCTTCTGCACTTTGGCTTTGCCCAGAATGCCGTCGGGCCGGAAGATAAGGATGAGGATCAGTATGGCAAAGGCCAGCATGTCCTCATAGTTGCCCGAAAAGTATCCAGTCGTGAAGCTTTCGGCCAGTCCCAGCACAAGGCCGCCAAGCATGGCTCCGGGGATGGAGCCGATGCCGCCAAGCACTGCCGCCGTAAAGGCTTTGAGACCCGCCAGAAAGCCTATGCCAAAGTTGACCTGC belongs to Desulfovibrio intestinalis and includes:
- a CDS encoding ABC transporter ATP-binding protein, translated to MLELRNVDTFYGNIQALRDISLKVDEGDIVTLIGANGAGKSTTLMTVCGINRPRQGEIFWYGKPIHTLPPHEIVALGISQVPEGRLIFPDLSVRENLDLGAFLRQDKDGVKDDLDYVFTLFPILAERRKQAGGTLSGGEQQMLAISRALMGRPKLLLLDEPSLGLAPIIIQQIFSIIQKVNANGTTVFLVEQNANQALRIATRGYVMENGRIVMSDSAANLLKSEEVRTAYLGM
- a CDS encoding ABC transporter ATP-binding protein codes for the protein MKPVLEVQDLSQDFGGLRALNELSLTVNSGEIVALIGPNGAGKTTFFNCVTGIYTPTEGKMFLHNSQGEPQLLNGKKPHVITAMGMARTFQNIRLFSDMTVLENVMIGRHCRTRTGIMGAIMRDGRSRREEQESIDASYALLELVRLQDFWNEAARNLPYGAQRRLEIARALATEPRMLLLDEPAAGMNPQETNELKDLVCSIRDNQQLSILLIEHDMGMVMSLSDRIYVMEYGSCIATGKPEEIRANPRVIKAYLGESDA
- the livM gene encoding high-affinity branched-chain amino acid ABC transporter permease LivM — encoded protein: MQRVIKAAIAALWFMLLTLPVLGIKLNTIERTVSWRLDRIVLLGIAIFGLAMLWDWCFSRKARGLAIIKLPDGFGLGPAMAALSQKPKLMMTSLAVLAAIMIAMPLVSSFYQTNIMISALLYVMLALGLNIVVGLAGQLVLGYVAFYAVGAYAYGLLHQFFGFGFWVCLPIGGFVAVIFGLALGFPVLRLRGDYLAIVTLGFGEIVRLALQNWTSLTGGPRGVSNIPRPGFFGMQMDISTSTTYVYYLVLVAVVVTIVVISRLKNSRVGLALQALREDEIACEAMGIDIMRVKLSAFALGSCWAGFAGVIFAAKTTYINPSSFTFMESAMILSMVVLGGMGSITGVAIAALILILAPEYLRAFSEYRMLIFGAIMVIMMIFRPQGLISGERRRYRISALHGTEGGRQ